A window from Mya arenaria isolate MELC-2E11 chromosome 9, ASM2691426v1 encodes these proteins:
- the LOC128203537 gene encoding uncharacterized protein LOC128203537 isoform X3, whose protein sequence is MKASNSPQLHTKMCLNASTCTYEMTTSDVEQEYLCIAKNIHGSDNGSIIVPVRQRAELTGKESVILGVAIGISGGIEILIIATAVKYLCRRLKQAKLQLWREDNQIEISELQPPTAADGDEVTHTHIDGAEYAVIDKAHRAPETIALPSSKDMPSCEAKTKCVENAAMESLVQVEQPSIEYCVGALESGPSTQRDDSGLQSKDDSYTTDKEKDNRDAPTDKRQERSINNLVYADVHVEHLEKSRVGKRACNEEDRREYSAILFDKSCGVKPDSSNDN, encoded by the exons ATGAAAGCGTCGAATTCACCACAATTACATACAAAgatgtgtttaaatgcatcaaCATGCACTTATGAAATGACTACATCTGACGTTGAACAGGAGTATTTGTGCATTGCAAAGAACATACATGGCAGTGACAACGGGTCCATTATTGTACCTGTTCGTCAACGTGCAG AACTGACTGGTAAAGAGTCCGTCATTTTGGGCGTCGCAATTGGCATTTCTGGCGGAATAGAAATTCTTATTATTGCTACAGCTGTAAAGTATTTATGTCGACGTCTAAAACAAG cAAAGCTACAATTATGGAGAGAGGATAATCAGATCGAAATCTCGGAGCTTCAGCCACC GACAGCTGCAGATGGAGATG AagttacacatacacatattgacGGCGCTGAATATGCTGTCATCGACAAGGCACACAGAGCTCCAGAAACCATTGCTCTG CCATCGAGCAAAGATATGCCGTCATGTGAGGCTAAGACTAAATGCGTAGAAAATGCAGCCATGGAAAGTTTAGTGCAGGTAGAACAGCCATCAATCGAATATTGTGTAGGTGCATTGGAATCAGGTCCTTCAACGCAACGTGATGATAG TGGACTTCAAAGCAAAGACGATAGTTACACAACAG ATAAAGAAAAAGACAACCGAGACGCACCAACTGATAAG AGGCAAGAGCGTTCTATCAATAATCTTGTGTACGCGGATGTTCATGTCGAGCACTTGGAGAAATCTCGAGTAGGAAAACGTGCATGCAATGAAGAAGATCGGAGAGAGTACTCTgcaattttgtttgataaatcttGCGGCGTAAAACCTGACTCATCCAATGACAACTGA
- the LOC128203537 gene encoding uncharacterized protein LOC128203537 isoform X1, with translation MHIWILTYILMNYCEGSEKPKVVIKPSSVLPVPRNIHLALTCSANAYPDGNITWTLMKASNSPQLHTKMCLNASTCTYEMTTSDVEQEYLCIAKNIHGSDNGSIIVPVRQRAELTGKESVILGVAIGISGGIEILIIATAVKYLCRRLKQAKLQLWREDNQIEISELQPPTAADGDEVTHTHIDGAEYAVIDKAHRAPETIALPSSKDMPSCEAKTKCVENAAMESLVQVEQPSIEYCVGALESGPSTQRDDSGLQSKDDSYTTDKEKDNRDAPTDKRQERSINNLVYADVHVEHLEKSRVGKRACNEEDRREYSAILFDKSCGVKPDSSNDN, from the exons atgcatatcTGGATACTgacatatattttgatgaattattGCGAAGGTTCtg AAAAGCCGAAAGTTGTAATTAAACCATCATCCGTTTTACCAGTTCCACGAAACATCCACTTAGCGCTCACCTGTTCTGCAAATGCCTATCCTGATGGCAATATCACTTGGACGTTGATGAAAGCGTCGAATTCACCACAATTACATACAAAgatgtgtttaaatgcatcaaCATGCACTTATGAAATGACTACATCTGACGTTGAACAGGAGTATTTGTGCATTGCAAAGAACATACATGGCAGTGACAACGGGTCCATTATTGTACCTGTTCGTCAACGTGCAG AACTGACTGGTAAAGAGTCCGTCATTTTGGGCGTCGCAATTGGCATTTCTGGCGGAATAGAAATTCTTATTATTGCTACAGCTGTAAAGTATTTATGTCGACGTCTAAAACAAG cAAAGCTACAATTATGGAGAGAGGATAATCAGATCGAAATCTCGGAGCTTCAGCCACC GACAGCTGCAGATGGAGATG AagttacacatacacatattgacGGCGCTGAATATGCTGTCATCGACAAGGCACACAGAGCTCCAGAAACCATTGCTCTG CCATCGAGCAAAGATATGCCGTCATGTGAGGCTAAGACTAAATGCGTAGAAAATGCAGCCATGGAAAGTTTAGTGCAGGTAGAACAGCCATCAATCGAATATTGTGTAGGTGCATTGGAATCAGGTCCTTCAACGCAACGTGATGATAG TGGACTTCAAAGCAAAGACGATAGTTACACAACAG ATAAAGAAAAAGACAACCGAGACGCACCAACTGATAAG AGGCAAGAGCGTTCTATCAATAATCTTGTGTACGCGGATGTTCATGTCGAGCACTTGGAGAAATCTCGAGTAGGAAAACGTGCATGCAATGAAGAAGATCGGAGAGAGTACTCTgcaattttgtttgataaatcttGCGGCGTAAAACCTGACTCATCCAATGACAACTGA
- the LOC128203537 gene encoding uncharacterized protein LOC128203537 isoform X2, with the protein MINSGVLLEKPKVVIKPSSVLPVPRNIHLALTCSANAYPDGNITWTLMKASNSPQLHTKMCLNASTCTYEMTTSDVEQEYLCIAKNIHGSDNGSIIVPVRQRAELTGKESVILGVAIGISGGIEILIIATAVKYLCRRLKQAKLQLWREDNQIEISELQPPTAADGDEVTHTHIDGAEYAVIDKAHRAPETIALPSSKDMPSCEAKTKCVENAAMESLVQVEQPSIEYCVGALESGPSTQRDDSGLQSKDDSYTTDKEKDNRDAPTDKRQERSINNLVYADVHVEHLEKSRVGKRACNEEDRREYSAILFDKSCGVKPDSSNDN; encoded by the exons ATGATCAATTCCGGTGTATTGTTAG AAAAGCCGAAAGTTGTAATTAAACCATCATCCGTTTTACCAGTTCCACGAAACATCCACTTAGCGCTCACCTGTTCTGCAAATGCCTATCCTGATGGCAATATCACTTGGACGTTGATGAAAGCGTCGAATTCACCACAATTACATACAAAgatgtgtttaaatgcatcaaCATGCACTTATGAAATGACTACATCTGACGTTGAACAGGAGTATTTGTGCATTGCAAAGAACATACATGGCAGTGACAACGGGTCCATTATTGTACCTGTTCGTCAACGTGCAG AACTGACTGGTAAAGAGTCCGTCATTTTGGGCGTCGCAATTGGCATTTCTGGCGGAATAGAAATTCTTATTATTGCTACAGCTGTAAAGTATTTATGTCGACGTCTAAAACAAG cAAAGCTACAATTATGGAGAGAGGATAATCAGATCGAAATCTCGGAGCTTCAGCCACC GACAGCTGCAGATGGAGATG AagttacacatacacatattgacGGCGCTGAATATGCTGTCATCGACAAGGCACACAGAGCTCCAGAAACCATTGCTCTG CCATCGAGCAAAGATATGCCGTCATGTGAGGCTAAGACTAAATGCGTAGAAAATGCAGCCATGGAAAGTTTAGTGCAGGTAGAACAGCCATCAATCGAATATTGTGTAGGTGCATTGGAATCAGGTCCTTCAACGCAACGTGATGATAG TGGACTTCAAAGCAAAGACGATAGTTACACAACAG ATAAAGAAAAAGACAACCGAGACGCACCAACTGATAAG AGGCAAGAGCGTTCTATCAATAATCTTGTGTACGCGGATGTTCATGTCGAGCACTTGGAGAAATCTCGAGTAGGAAAACGTGCATGCAATGAAGAAGATCGGAGAGAGTACTCTgcaattttgtttgataaatcttGCGGCGTAAAACCTGACTCATCCAATGACAACTGA